The Halioglobus maricola genome segment GCCGAGGGCGATATCATCACGTCGTTCGACGGCATTGCGGTCACGCCCACCACGATCGCGGGACTGAAACGCGCCCTGACAAGCCACGCAGCGGCGATCCACCTCTGCTGGACTGCCGCTTCGCTAAACCATTGCGAGGATGTCGCGCTGGCACCGCGAATGTCGCAGCATGAGACCTGAAAGTGCGCTATGGTTAACCCGATCCGATAGCGAGTACGGCGGGTAGGAATTGTCCAGGCATCCCGAGCATGACCCCGACGAAGAACACGAGTTCCCCAAGCTTCATCGCGATGAGGAGCTCGACCACGACGGCGTCGAACAGGTGGTAATTGAGCGCTTTGTTCACTATCGACTCCATTTTCTGTTAAAGGTAAAACAGGAAATGGACGACGGTAAAACACTCACCGAAGGTGAGTTAGAATTGATGATACGCATGATCCCGCGAGCCCAGAGGGTTAGTCACCTCGTCTATGACCACCCGGAGCTCAGTGTACTGGCGGCCAAGCTTATCGATTTGGTCCACGGCATTACCAGCGAGGCGCTGGAAAATGCTACAGGCAACAGTGGCTCGCGCTGAAGTCTCCCCACCGGGGAACCCGAAGTTATCTTGGAAGAAACGTTACCTATGCCTCAACTGACCACCTACTTTGCCACCCTCCTGCTCGCCAGCGTCTTCTCTACTACCGCAAAGGCGGCCAGCGATCCCGCCGCCGCAGAACGCGTTCTCGAGCAACGCTGCATCGTTTGCCACGGCTGTTATGACGCACCTTGTCAGCTAAAGCTGGAGGCCAATGAGGGCCTGGTTCGCGGTGGCACCCTGGCCCCGATATACGACGGGACTCGCCTGCGCGCGGCCGATCTGACCCGGCTATTCGATGACGCCCAATCTGAGCAAGAGTGGCGAGCCAAGGGTTTTCACCCCGTTATCGACAGAGAAGCCCCCGAACAAGGGGTGATGTATCGTCTACTGGAGCTAAAGCAGGAAAACCCCCTGCCCACGAATGAAGATCTGACTCGCGACTTTGATTTTTCACTCTATCGCGACCAGACCTGCCCAACTCAGGAAGAGTTCGATAGCTACGCCCGGGAACATCCTCTGTGGGGCATGCCCTACGGACTACCGGGATTAAACCAGGATGAACACAACACCCTGATTTCATGGCTGGAGGAAGGCGCACCCGCGGCTTCAATGGATGCTCTGTCCGCGCAGCAGCAGGCTACTTTGCAGCACTGGGAGACTTTTCTTAATACGGATGACAAACGCTCACAACTCGTTGCGCGCTATCTGTACGAGCACCTCTTCCTGGCCAGCCTCTATCTGGAAGTAGAAGAGCAGCCAGCCTGGTTTCGCCTGATTCGCTCGCGCACTGGCCCTGGACAGCCGATAGATGTGATCGCCACCCGCCGGCCCTACGACGACCCGGGTGCCGGACATTTCTATTATCGCTTGCAGCGCATGCCCACAGCTCCATTGGCAAAAACACACATGCCCTACCGCCTGGACCAGGCGCGGCTCGAAGAGTACCGGGAACTTTTTCTGGGTGATCCCTGGCAGCTCGATACTCTTCCCGGCTTCGACGCCGCCACCACCTCGAACCCCTTCAAGCGATTTGAGGCAATCCCTGTTGCAGCCCGCTACCGCTTCCTGTTGGGTGAAGCTCAATTCACCATCATGAACTTCATCAAAGGCCCGGTCTGCCGCGGCCAGATAGCGCTCAATGTTATCGACGACCATTTCTGGGTGATGTTTGCCAATCCGGACAAATTGGATCCGGTAGAAGATGCGAATTTTCTCGCGCGTGAAATGGACAACCTGTACCTGCCGGAACCACGCACCGGCACATTGCTGGACCTGCTCAGCTGGCGCAAATACGCCAAGGCAAACAGAAGCTATCATGAGGCCAGGGCACAATATATCGAGAAAGAGCTGAACCGCGACGAGCGGAAATTGGATCTCGACGCTATCTGGGATGGGGACGGAAACAACGCCAACGCAGCTCTGACGATCTTCAGACACTTTGACACAGCGTCCGTGGTGAAAGGCTTTGTTGGCGAAACACCGAAAACAGCCTGGGTGATCAGCTACCCGCTGCTGGAGAAAATCCACTACCTGCTTGCAGCCGGCTTCGATGTCTATGGCGCTGTAGCCCACCAGTTAGAGTCGAGGCTGTATATGGACTTCCTGCGGATGGAGGGCGAATTCAATTTTTTGATGTACCTGCCCGCCGACGAACGACCCAAGCTCTGGAATTACTGGTATCGCGACGCGCCGCACGGGGCCAGAAAATATTTTGACGACAGCAGCGAGTTGAGCGCAAGGCCATCAGATATTGAATTCCAGACCAGCGACCCAAAGAACGAGCTGCTGCAAACCTTGCGCGGGCGTATCCATGGCGCCACCGCCAAGCGCTACGATTACCACTCCCAGGCGTCTAGCGTCACCACCGAGGCGCTGCGTAAACTGGAACTCGCCACAGGCGCACACAACAGTTTTCTGCCCCAGGTCAGTTTTCTCAACGTGATTAGTGAACAACGTGATGAAGCCTATACGCTGATAGCCAACTCGGGCTACAGCAATATCGCGCAGCTGTTCAAGGAACAAAAACGACGCATCCCTGCGGAGGACTCATTGACCGTAGTAAGCGGATTTATTGGCGCCTATCCCAACTACTTTTTCCAGGTGAACGAAAAGCAAATTCCACTGTTCGCAGCCGAGGTACAGGCCATGGAATCCCTTGGTGACCTCGCCGAATTGAAAGCACGCTACGGTGTGCGACGCGATGTGCCGTGGTTCTGGCACTTGAGCGACAAGCTACATCGCATATCGCGGGAACAGGATGGGATTGAGTTCGGCTTGTTTGACTACAACCGATACGCGGCGCAGTAGCGGCCACTGCGGCGCCAATGGCACTGTTTCACTAGAGAGCCGCTGGCCGAAAGTTCAACTGCAAGCCCACAAACGCACTTGAACCGAAGTCCAGATCAGGCTCTTCCACCTCGCTGTCTTCCAGGCGAAGCCCTCGCAAGCCACCATAGCCCGCGCGGGCTCCCAGCCAGAAGCTGCCAGCCAGGCGATACTCGACGCCTAGGCCCACATCCCAGCCGTCGAGATTGACAGCAACATTCTGCGACTCACTATCAACTGACCAGGACGCTCCTGAGGGCGAAACGCCCAGCCGCACCATCCACCGATCATTGGGCGCGTACAGGATAGCCGGCCAGGGCATCACCGCGCTGATCGTCCAGCTCTCGTCAATCGTCCAGGACGCTCCCAGGTAGGGAATATAAAAATCGTCACCAGAACCGCCAACGTCTGCGTAGAGCCCAAAAGCCCACCACAACGTATCGCTTTGCACATAGCGCGCGAAGGCGCCTCCCAGATACTGCCAGTCCCAGTCACTGCCGGGCATATCGCTGTCGTGCCCTAGCGGCATCACAAAGGCAGCGGTCTGCCACTCGGGATTCACCTGGCGAATCCACCCGACTGGCAGGCCGATACTGGTCACTCCTACATCGTCACGGCCATCTGAGAAACTGAAGTCAGAGCGGCTGACATACTCGCCGACAAACACAGCATCTCGTTTACCCAAGAGAAAAGGCACAGCCGCCATTTGCGAGAAGCGATCAACATCGTACTTAAGAGAATCTTTCCCCTCGGCCTCTATCTCTATGTCGCTATAGTGGGTACCTGTGAGGAAGGCGATAGGCGGAAACGGAACGTGAGAGATGCCCCGCTGAAACCGGAAGTCACTGCTCTCAAACGCATTGATTGTCTGCTGAACGAATCCAGGGTTCTCCTCACTGGCCTGGGCTGGGTTAAACAGAACTTGCGCTGACACCAGCCCCAGTATCGCAGTCGTCCTAATCGCGCTCGTAAGCCAGCGGAACCCTGAATTCATAGCTAGTCTCTTTAGTAACTTCAAATTTCGCTCGTGGCTAGAACTTGGTCACGATCTTCAAAAACAGGGTATCCCCTTCAGGGCGACGTTCTACACCCGATTCGTGTAGCCACTTGAATGACGCAACGGTACTGACCCCGGCCACATCACCGACCCACGAAACCACCGGCCCAATACCGAGCGATTTGGCTTTGAAGTCACCATAATTGGCGCCATCGCCACTATCGCCTGTGATCTGCTTGTACCAGAAACCGGTGAGTCCAGCGCCCCCGAGCCCGCCCCACAGCGGGAAATGCTGGGAGGCCGTCACCTCAAGGTGCGCCTGGGTGCCAGACTCATAATCCGTTTTGTCATTTTCTTCATTGAACGTGGCCCCCAGGAACGCCGAAAACTCGCGTCCGCTTTTCGGGTTCAGGTAGACCATGGCAGCAGTGGGCTCGATGCTCCAGTAGTTCTTACCTGTATTGGCCAGTTGGCCTACCTCGTAGTCGCCGGTGGGCGCATATAGGCCGACGCGAAAGTTGTAGTTGAGCGCGGGGCTCACGTTGTAATTCAGCATCAGGGGAAACAACAGTACGTCGCCGAGGCCAGAGTCACTATCGCTACGGCGAACCGTTCGCTGTTGCGGGTCGGCGGGCACACGAACGTCCGCCTCGACCTCTATATCTACGAAGGGCACTGTGATGGCAGCGGCATAGCTCCAGCGTTCACCCAAATCAATGGGTGGGCGCCATACTCCAGTGAGACCTACCGCAAACGAATCAACCTCCACATCAAGCGCGGCCAGCCCTGCCACCGGCACAGTGACATCGGAGTCGAACTCGCCCGCATAATCCAGCACATTCAGACGGAATATGACTGTCTCCGAGGCAGGAATACCGTCTATGAAGGAAGACATGGAGCCGGGAAAATAGTGGCCACTGCCACCTTCTTCGGCGAGAGCTGACCCGGTAAACAGCGTGGTAATAGCCAGCGTCGCAAAGGTGCGCGATAGCATTGTCTGATAACTCGATTTCACTGAAAGCGACATCCAATACCCGAGGAATTAAGTCAGATACTAGTCTAAACTGACCGGGACTTGCCAGACATTATCGCGATCAAATAGAGCGCTTACTGCAAAGCGAAATGCCTGGGCACAACTTAGCAATGGCTACTCTTTTTGAAAAACAGGCACGGAGACAAGTAATGGTGAATCTCAAGAAAATGTCCCTCGGCATCGCCCTGGCGCTGGTTCCACTGACGTCGGTCACAGCTACAGACATTGAGCAAAATCCGGAGCGGAACCTCTACTTCGGTGAGACCCATATGCACACCGCGTACTCCCTTGACGCCTATATCGGTGGCACGCGGCAAACACCTTCCGACGCCTACCGCGCTGCGCGCGGCGAGTCAGTAATAGTGAATGGACTTCCCCACAAAATCCGCCGGCCACTCGATTTCGCCGCGGTTACTGATCATGCCGAATATATAGGTGAAATGTACTCGGCGCTCAACGCGGACGCCCCTGGTCACGATAATCCGCTCATACAGCAGCTGCGCCAGCTCGAAGACATAGAGGAGCGGGAGCAGTGGTTTTTCAAGTACGTCATTAGTAATAACCGCGGCGCCAAGCCCTCACATCCGGAATTTTACGCAGGCGAAGAAACCACCCGCAGCGCCTGGAAGCTGGCTATTGACGCTGCCGAATCGCACAATCGGCCTGGAGAGTTCACCACTTTCATCGCCTACGAATGGAGCGCTGCGCCCGAGGGCGGAAACCTGCACCGCAATATCCTGTTCCGGGGCGACAAGGCACCCGATCTACCGATGAGCTATATCGACATCAATCGCGAGGAGGGACTTTGGGATTGGCTGGCTCGGCTCGAGCAAGCGGGCATTCGTGGAATGGCCATTCCACACAACTCCAACGCCAGTAAAGGCATGATGTTTCCCGACAACAACTCCAGTGGCGAACCGCTTGATAGTGCCTACGCGGAAAAGCGCGCGGCATACGAGCGCGCTATTGAAATGCTGCAGGTCAAGGGTAATTCCGAGGTACACAGAAAGTTCTGGGCCGCAGACGAATTCGCCGATTTTGAAAATGCGGACTCCATACAGAATGCCAGCGGCCGCACGTTCGCCAAGGGCTACTTTGTCCGTTCAGGTGTCACCAAGGGCCTGGCCCTGGAGCAGAGCCTGGGCACCAACCCTTTCAAACTGGGTTTTGTCGGCGGTACCGACAATCACAATGGCATGATGAGTGACGTCGACGAAGACAATTTCGTCGGCGCCCATGGCCCGGAAGACGGCACCGTAAAGGCCCGTCGCGAAGGCAGTGTTACCGGCTGGATAAACAGCCGCGAGCTGAGCATCGGCTCCATTACCGGCGTGTGGGCACCCAGCAACACGCGCCCCGCCCTGTGGGATGCCATTTACAATCGCGAGACGTTCGCAACCTCAGGTCCGCGCATCGGTTTGCGTTTCTTTGGTAGCTGGAAGTTTGACGAAGACCTGCACACAAAAGGCGATGCTATTAAACGCGCTTACAAAAAAGGCGTGCCCATGGGAGGCGATCTGGAAGCGCCCGCGCGAGGCCGTGCGCCCCGATTCCTGGTAATGGCTAGCAAAGACGCGCTCGGTGCCAACCTCGACCGGGTGCAGGTCGTCAAAGGCTGGATCGACGCATCAGGCGGCCTGCAAGACAAGGTTTTCGATGTGGCGTGGTCGGATGATCGCGAGCGCGGCAGCGATGGCAAACTGGCTGCAGTAGGCAACACCGTCGACCTGAACACCGCTACCTATCGCAACACCATCGGCGCAACTGAGCTGGCCACCGTGTGGCAGGACCCGGAGTTTGATCCGGAGGTTCCCGCCTTGTACTACGTGCGTGTACTGGAGATTCCTACACCGCGCTGGACGACCTATGACGCAGTTCGTGCCGGCCTTCCCCTGCTGGACGATGTACCCGCCACCATTCAGGAGCGGGCGTGGTCTTCTCCTATCTGGTATCGGCCCTAAAAGAGTATCCCGTCAGCCGCAAAACCAGGCGCGAACTGATGCCAGTGTGTACTGGGGGTCGGCAGCGAAGTCGGTTAGCTGTATCAGCAATGACAGACGGGTTCTGCCTTGCTGGCTGGGATTAGCCGTCAGATAGCCGTAGAAAAGACCATCTGTATCGTAGATTACCGGCGCTGCTGTGGCGAAGATATTCCACGGGCTGAAGTTAGTATAAGGCGAGCCGAAGTCGCCCGACTCGTTCCAGATACTATAGGCAGCATATGGTGAACCATAACTGCCGTTGGCGTTACATACAGATTCAAAGTGCGCCGCCGGGCAGTTGATGCAACCCAGGAAGAACTGCTGCTCCTCACCCCCATACAGAATCAGGTACGGCGCTTGCTTTTCGAACACCGGCTCGAGATAAAAAACCTGGTCTGACTCCAGCACGG includes the following:
- a CDS encoding fatty acid cis/trans isomerase, whose product is MPQLTTYFATLLLASVFSTTAKAASDPAAAERVLEQRCIVCHGCYDAPCQLKLEANEGLVRGGTLAPIYDGTRLRAADLTRLFDDAQSEQEWRAKGFHPVIDREAPEQGVMYRLLELKQENPLPTNEDLTRDFDFSLYRDQTCPTQEEFDSYAREHPLWGMPYGLPGLNQDEHNTLISWLEEGAPAASMDALSAQQQATLQHWETFLNTDDKRSQLVARYLYEHLFLASLYLEVEEQPAWFRLIRSRTGPGQPIDVIATRRPYDDPGAGHFYYRLQRMPTAPLAKTHMPYRLDQARLEEYRELFLGDPWQLDTLPGFDAATTSNPFKRFEAIPVAARYRFLLGEAQFTIMNFIKGPVCRGQIALNVIDDHFWVMFANPDKLDPVEDANFLAREMDNLYLPEPRTGTLLDLLSWRKYAKANRSYHEARAQYIEKELNRDERKLDLDAIWDGDGNNANAALTIFRHFDTASVVKGFVGETPKTAWVISYPLLEKIHYLLAAGFDVYGAVAHQLESRLYMDFLRMEGEFNFLMYLPADERPKLWNYWYRDAPHGARKYFDDSSELSARPSDIEFQTSDPKNELLQTLRGRIHGATAKRYDYHSQASSVTTEALRKLELATGAHNSFLPQVSFLNVISEQRDEAYTLIANSGYSNIAQLFKEQKRRIPAEDSLTVVSGFIGAYPNYFFQVNEKQIPLFAAEVQAMESLGDLAELKARYGVRRDVPWFWHLSDKLHRISREQDGIEFGLFDYNRYAAQ
- a CDS encoding outer membrane beta-barrel protein; translated protein: MNSGFRWLTSAIRTTAILGLVSAQVLFNPAQASEENPGFVQQTINAFESSDFRFQRGISHVPFPPIAFLTGTHYSDIEIEAEGKDSLKYDVDRFSQMAAVPFLLGKRDAVFVGEYVSRSDFSFSDGRDDVGVTSIGLPVGWIRQVNPEWQTAAFVMPLGHDSDMPGSDWDWQYLGGAFARYVQSDTLWWAFGLYADVGGSGDDFYIPYLGASWTIDESWTISAVMPWPAILYAPNDRWMVRLGVSPSGASWSVDSESQNVAVNLDGWDVGLGVEYRLAGSFWLGARAGYGGLRGLRLEDSEVEEPDLDFGSSAFVGLQLNFRPAAL
- a CDS encoding SphA family protein; amino-acid sequence: MLSRTFATLAITTLFTGSALAEEGGSGHYFPGSMSSFIDGIPASETVIFRLNVLDYAGEFDSDVTVPVAGLAALDVEVDSFAVGLTGVWRPPIDLGERWSYAAAITVPFVDIEVEADVRVPADPQQRTVRRSDSDSGLGDVLLFPLMLNYNVSPALNYNFRVGLYAPTGDYEVGQLANTGKNYWSIEPTAAMVYLNPKSGREFSAFLGATFNEENDKTDYESGTQAHLEVTASQHFPLWGGLGGAGLTGFWYKQITGDSGDGANYGDFKAKSLGIGPVVSWVGDVAGVSTVASFKWLHESGVERRPEGDTLFLKIVTKF
- a CDS encoding DUF3604 domain-containing protein; translated protein: MVNLKKMSLGIALALVPLTSVTATDIEQNPERNLYFGETHMHTAYSLDAYIGGTRQTPSDAYRAARGESVIVNGLPHKIRRPLDFAAVTDHAEYIGEMYSALNADAPGHDNPLIQQLRQLEDIEEREQWFFKYVISNNRGAKPSHPEFYAGEETTRSAWKLAIDAAESHNRPGEFTTFIAYEWSAAPEGGNLHRNILFRGDKAPDLPMSYIDINREEGLWDWLARLEQAGIRGMAIPHNSNASKGMMFPDNNSSGEPLDSAYAEKRAAYERAIEMLQVKGNSEVHRKFWAADEFADFENADSIQNASGRTFAKGYFVRSGVTKGLALEQSLGTNPFKLGFVGGTDNHNGMMSDVDEDNFVGAHGPEDGTVKARREGSVTGWINSRELSIGSITGVWAPSNTRPALWDAIYNRETFATSGPRIGLRFFGSWKFDEDLHTKGDAIKRAYKKGVPMGGDLEAPARGRAPRFLVMASKDALGANLDRVQVVKGWIDASGGLQDKVFDVAWSDDRERGSDGKLAAVGNTVDLNTATYRNTIGATELATVWQDPEFDPEVPALYYVRVLEIPTPRWTTYDAVRAGLPLLDDVPATIQERAWSSPIWYRP